The following is a genomic window from Deltaproteobacteria bacterium.
GGCGATGCGCCGGATGTGCTTCTGAAACGCCGCCAACGGTTCCACTTCATTGGCAATGACGGAAACCGGATTGTTGACGCGGGCCATGTGGAAATCGAACACATCAACTACTTTGGATGACTTGACCAGCATTCCGTTTTTTTCGGCCACACAACCCTTTTCAAGGGCCATGGCGATGAAATCCCGGTAGCGTCCGTAACGATCGTCGATCAACAGGTGCTGCTGTTCATGCTGCAGGCTCTCGTGGCAGAAGATCTGCATGCGCTCGAGATCCGCCGAAACCGCCAGAAACGCCCTCCTTTTGAAATCCGCAACGCTCATTCTGCTGAAGAGCCTCTTCAACAGAATCGAGGCGAAAACATGATCGGGATTGACGGTGGTCATGTTGTAAATGCTGGCCATATACTGCTGCATGATATTCAGCGCCTTTTTGCGCATCAAGCGCCGGGAAGGAAGGATGTCGTCGAAATTAATCTTCCTGTCCGCCTCGATGTCGGAGCGGATGGCACCCGGCTTCAGAAAATCACGGACATCGATCGGATCTCCGAAACGGATGTCCATGTCCACGCCCGATAACAGCATGGCCCCCTCGGTCATGAACTCTTCCACGACCCTTTCGGGCAGGTTTTCCACCAGCTTCGAAGCCAGATTGCTCAAAGCGTTTTCTTTGGCCCTGATGGGGTAGTAGGTAATGTTGACGGGCACGATGCTGGTGGTCTTCTCGGAAATGTGCTTCGAGCTTTCTATCTTGAAACGCTTCAGCAGCCGCCCGGCTTCATCCGGCGATGTCTCCAGCAGTGTCAAAAGGCGCTGTCTGTAAAATTCCGTCCTCAGCGCCAGGGTCGCGGCACCGGTGTGCGGCGGGTGTTTGCCGCCGGCGTAGGAGATCATGTAGCGGCCCTTTTCGACAATCTTTTTATTCTTGACCATGCGCCCTTCCGGAAAGATGATCCACATGGCCTCACCCAACAAAAGGCTGCGCACCACGAGCAAATCCCTGTCGGGGCTTCTCGTGGAAACCGCCCCCAGGTTGTCCAGAACTCCGGCGAGTGCACCCTTGAACAATTCAGGTGCGGCCAGCGACCAGATCGGCACCTGGGTAAGCTTGAATAGATGGCTGGGCATCAGCAGGGTTTCGATTCTGGTGAAATGATTGATAACGAAAATGTTGTTGTGGTCGGGAACCTTTTCGGCGTCATGCAGCCTGACGTTTGCCCTGGAAATATTCTCGAGGGCTTTGATGGCAAGACCGGTCGTGCGGTAGGCGAATCGATTCATTTCCTGTCCCGATGCGATACAGCGTACGGTAAAAGAAACCGGAATTCCTTTGCAGTGCGTTCCCGGTAACGTCGACACCCGGTGAGCAACCGATGACATCACCGTTGACATCGAAAGGATAAACCATTAATTAATACGGTGATAAAAAAAAATAAAGCTATTTTCGGAGGGGACCGTGTATTCCAAAATATTGATCCTGCGTTTCTCACAACGGGTATCGGGTAAACCCATCGTCTGCCATCTGGTCAAGGACTACGACTTGACCTTCAACATACTGAACGCCGCCATTTTGCCAAGGAAAGAGGGCATCATGGTTCTCGAATTAACCGGCACCAGGAAAAACTTCAAAGACGGCGTCGCCTACCTCAAAAGCACGGGCGTCAAGGTTCAAAACGCATCCCAGGAAGTAAAAAGGATCCAGGGCCGATGCACCCACTGCGGGGCCTGCACGGCTGTCTGCCCGACGGGCGCGCTTTCCGTTTCCCGGCCTGAAATGACCGTTGAATTCGACCAGAAAAAATGCAGCATCTGTGAACTCTGCGTCCCCGCCTGCCCCACGAGGGCGATGGAGATCCGTCCGATCAAAACGACCTTTTTCGAATGACGACAACGGCCATTCTACTGAGCGGGGGTGTCGATTCCCTGGTCGCGGCCCACTTGTTGAAACGACAGGGGCGTGCGGTCGTCGGCATCCACTTTTTCACCGGTTTTGAAACGCAGCAAGCGCCGCTGGGATCTCCGGCCGCCGCCGATGCCCCTTCAGACGGCCCCTTGGCGGCCGCCCGCAGGGCGCGGGTTCTTTCGGATCAGCTGGAAATCCCCGTCGAAGTCCTGGATTGCCGCCAGGCCTTCAAATCCGAAGTGGTCGCATATTTTACCCGCACCTATGCGCAGGGCAAAACCCCCAACCCGTGCCTGACCTGCAATCCGAAAATCAAATTCGGCCTGGCCTTCGAGTTTGCGCGCACGTTGGGAGCGCAAAAGCTGGCCACCGGCCACTACGCGCGCACCATGCGGGACCGGCTGGGTCTTGCCAAACTGCTGCAGGGAAACGACAGGGAAAAGGATCAGTCCTATTTCCTGGCAAGGCTTACCCAGGAACAGCTGCTCGGGGCCGTTTTCCCCCTGGGAGCGATGGCCAAAAAAGCGACCGTCCACATGGCCCGCGAAAACGGCCTCGCGCCCCTGAATCCCGGGGAAAGCCAGGACATCTGCTTTAGCCACAAGGGCCGGTACGGTGAATTCCTCGAACGACAGCCCGGATTCCAAGCCAAATCCGGCCCCATAAAGGATGTCCGGGGCAACATCATCGGCCGCCACCCCGGTCTGCACCGGTTCACGATCGGCCAGCGAAGAGGCATCAACTGCCCGGCCGGCGAACCCTACTACGTCATCGGCATCGATGCCCGGAGCAACTGCCTGACCGTCGGGTTCAAGAAAGACACAATGACCGACACCTGCCGTGTGGAAAAGATCAACTGGATCCGGACAAAGCCCGACCGCCAGCGACGCGTGTGGGCCCGGTTGCGTTACCGGCACGCGGGAGCGCCGGCACACCTTTCTCCGGATGCCGACGATCGGGCCACCCTTCGTTTTCTCGAACCGCAGTCGGCCGTTACCCCCGGTCAGGGGGCTGTCTTCTACGACGGCGATGAGGTGCTGGGGGGGGGTTGGATCGTTTAGGCCCCTTATGTCGTGAATCGTGCAATGTTAAACGTAAAACGTATGGCGCGACCCAAGGCATCAGGCGCAAGACAATTTCAAAGCATCCGGCGGGGATGGATGCAAACGTACGCGTCCCCCGGAAAAAACAGAAAAAAGCAAATGAGCGATTTATTATCCGATATGCCACCCACCCGGAAACGTTTCACCGTCACGACGCTGGGCTGCAAGGTCAATCAATACGAATCCGAAGAGATCGTCAAAGCACTGGTGCATGCCGGGTACACCTGCGTCGACCCTGCCCTGTCCGGCGACAAGGCCCTTGTTGACGCCTGCATCATCAACACCTGCACCGTCACTCAAAAGGCCTCCATGCAATCCAGGCAGGCCATCCGGCGTGCGGCGCGCAGGCATCCCGGCGCCCTGATCATCGTCACCGGGTGCTATGCCCAGACCGAACCGGGCGCACTCCTGAAAATCGAAGGCGTGGAGCACGTTGTCGGGCATGACGAAAAACAGCAGATCCCGGCCCTCGTCGCCTCACTGTTGAATCCGGAAGGGAATGCCGGAACGCTTCCTGATCCCCTGGAAAAACCTTCGACGGCGCCCCTCTTGCCTGCCACCGGAAGAACGCGACCGTTTCTCAAAATCCAGGACGGGTGCGAATCCTTCTGTACCTACTGTATCGTTCCGCACGCGCGCGGCAAGAGCAGGAGCATGGCTCCCGGGGAAGTGATGTCGGTCTTGCAGGGCATGGCGGCCGCCGGTTATCACGAAACGGTGCTTACGGGCATTCACCTGGGCCGCTATGGCCTGGATCTCGACCCGCCCACAAGCCTGCTCGAATTGTTGAAAGTCGTCACGAAGGAAGCACGGATCGACCGCTTACGATTGAGCTCCATCGAACCCCTGGAGCTGTCAGCAGAAATCCTCGAACTGGCGGCCGAATCGGGTGGCGGTCGTGGAGGCGAGCTCTGCAGGCATTTCCACCTGCCCCTGCAAAGCGGAGACGACGCCGTTCTGAAAAAAATGAACCGCCCATACAGGCGAGATGACTTCATCGAACGGGTGCTCACCATAAAAAAATCCCTGCCGGACGCAGGCATCGGCACGGACGTTCTCATCGGGTTTCCCGGCGAAACCGAGAGCGCCTTTGAAAACACGTGCGCCCTGATCCGGGAGCTGCCCCTGACCTATCTGCACGTTTTCCCCTTCTCGCCCCGAGAAGGCACTCCGGCAGCCCGTTTTTCCGGGAGGGTTCCGGAAAAGGTCATCAAAGATCGTTGTCGCATCGTCCGGGAACTGGGAATGCGCAAAAAAAGACAGTTTCTGGAAGGCCAGGTGGGCAATTCGGACCGGATACTGATCGAGAACCGCCGGGACCGGCGTTCGGGCCTTCTCAGAGGCCTCACGGCCAATTACAGCAGGGTGCTGATCGACGGGGATGACGGGCTCATGAACAGCATCCAGGCGGTGCGCATTGAAAAGTTGTACGGGGATCAGGCGCTTTTGGGCAACCGGATAGCCTGATCACAGGCATGGCAATTCGCTTCGCCGTCAAATGCCCCAACCCCAAATACTTGCATGGCTAAAGCCCTGACCTACCCTGATATCAGTACGTAAGGGCTATTTTATGCCCCTTTCCTTTTTGACCGTATCATACGCTTCCTGAATTTCACGAAACTTCTCCTCGGCCAGCCGGGTGAACTCTTCCGGGAGCCCCTTGGAAGCAATCTTGTCCGGGTGATATTCCTGGACGAGTTTGCGGTATTGCCGCTTGATCTTTTCTTCGGAGTCACTCCGGCTGCACCCGAGGATGGCGTAATATTTCTCCACATCGCTGACATAGCGTGAACGGATGGCGCCGTACTGCGATTCGCTGAGATTGAAAATCCGCACCGCCGCATGGATCAGGTCTTCTTCACCGGCGCTCAGTACGCCGTCCGCCAGAGAAACGCGCATCATGATGTCGATCATCAGGTCCAGAAGCTGGGGCTGAAAACGAAACCGGTCATAAAACTGTCTTGCAAAGGACTCGAAGGAACCGGGTGACTGGAGCGCCGTGTTGAATATGGTGATCGCCACTTCACGGCTTTGGGGGTTCAATTGCAGATCCTGCACCATAAAACGCTCGATGGAAGCTGTCTCTTCCCTGCTGACGTTTCCGTCGACCTGGGCGAGCTTGGCCAGCATGGAGAACGCACCCAGGAAAAATGCCATCTGGGTCTCCTCCCCAGCGGAGAGCGTCCTGCCGGCGGGCCGCACATACCCTTCGCCGCTGCTGTCGAATGCATGTCCGAAAACGGCACCGGCGATGGCTCCCAGGGGCCCTCCCATGGCGAACCCGATCGTCCCCCCAATGACCTTACCCAACCAACCCATTTTCAACCCCCCTCACAGCGGTCGTCTGAAACCGTTTCCCTTGCTTCCGAACCGATGAAGTTATGCTCTATCGCCTGTCGAGTCAAGCGCAACCTCGAGCCGCAGCCACGCACACCATCCCGATGGCGCGCATGCTCTCAAAATCGATACCTGACCGCGATGCTCAAGCTGTGCGATTTCCAGTTGACTTCGTTCAAACGCGTCTCCGCCCGGGTGCCGTCACTGAAAAACACCCGGTCGATGCCATCGGTGGCCGACCAACGCTGTTGCGCATAGCCGAATTCCATGGACCAGTTTTCGTTGAATTGGGTACCGATGCCCACCATCATCCGCACACCCGTACCCCGGGCATCATGCTCGAAGCTTTTTGGATGCTCGAAATCATCCCTCAGGTTCCAATCGGCCTGGGCGTAGTACTCGGCCCAGTGGTACTCGACCCCGGCGTGGGGAAACACTTGAGGCAGCGCTTTCCAGCCGGTATCAATATCCAGGGTTACATCCAGACCGATCCAGGGGCCCCACCACTGGGCTTCATAGCTGCTGTCCAAACCGGAAAACGGACCCAGAGACGGCCCCTGGTCCCAGGTGATCGTCTGGTAGCCGTCCGTCATGGTGAGATTCTGCCGGTGCAGGGATAGGCCGGCCATCGGTATGAACGTGATGACCTCCGTCCCCAGCTGCAGGGCATACCCCGCACCCAGGGAAACATCGAAGGTACTCCCGTCTCCGGCATCGTTGTTGGACCTGGAAAATTCTTCCCTACGATCGTCGGCCTGATAGTCCGAATCCTGATTCTCACCGTCCACGATCCTTCCGTAGTTGAGATATCCCTTGAAACGGATGCGCTTTTTTATCAGGGTTGAAAATCCCAGG
Proteins encoded in this region:
- a CDS encoding alpha/beta fold hydrolase — its product is MNRFAYRTTGLAIKALENISRANVRLHDAEKVPDHNNIFVINHFTRIETLLMPSHLFKLTQVPIWSLAAPELFKGALAGVLDNLGAVSTRSPDRDLLVVRSLLLGEAMWIIFPEGRMVKNKKIVEKGRYMISYAGGKHPPHTGAATLALRTEFYRQRLLTLLETSPDEAGRLLKRFKIESSKHISEKTTSIVPVNITYYPIRAKENALSNLASKLVENLPERVVEEFMTEGAMLLSGVDMDIRFGDPIDVRDFLKPGAIRSDIEADRKINFDDILPSRRLMRKKALNIMQQYMASIYNMTTVNPDHVFASILLKRLFSRMSVADFKRRAFLAVSADLERMQIFCHESLQHEQQHLLIDDRYGRYRDFIAMALEKGCVAEKNGMLVKSSKVVDVFDFHMARVNNPVSVIANEVEPLAAFQKHIRRIARMPAIFVRRNIVGMLMKRAKEEYAEDYRTYYVEGESKGLEVGMPYLARGRGRGMGVLLIHGYMAAPLEVRELAVYLQKLGYWVYTPRLKGHGTSPDDLALRSYRDWLASVETGCAIMSNICRRVVVGGFSTGAGLALHLAARVKEAAGVFAVSAPMRLNDLSARFAPALDTWNRLMDKFSAGAAKKEFVENNPENPHINYFRNPIAGVRELERLMEELETLLPDVTIPTLVIQSDSDPVVNPKGARRIFKKVGAEDKEFILFNIERHGILLGEGSERVHKRIGSFIDRLK
- a CDS encoding 4Fe-4S binding protein encodes the protein MYSKILILRFSQRVSGKPIVCHLVKDYDLTFNILNAAILPRKEGIMVLELTGTRKNFKDGVAYLKSTGVKVQNASQEVKRIQGRCTHCGACTAVCPTGALSVSRPEMTVEFDQKKCSICELCVPACPTRAMEIRPIKTTFFE
- the mnmA gene encoding tRNA 2-thiouridine(34) synthase MnmA translates to MTTTAILLSGGVDSLVAAHLLKRQGRAVVGIHFFTGFETQQAPLGSPAAADAPSDGPLAAARRARVLSDQLEIPVEVLDCRQAFKSEVVAYFTRTYAQGKTPNPCLTCNPKIKFGLAFEFARTLGAQKLATGHYARTMRDRLGLAKLLQGNDREKDQSYFLARLTQEQLLGAVFPLGAMAKKATVHMARENGLAPLNPGESQDICFSHKGRYGEFLERQPGFQAKSGPIKDVRGNIIGRHPGLHRFTIGQRRGINCPAGEPYYVIGIDARSNCLTVGFKKDTMTDTCRVEKINWIRTKPDRQRRVWARLRYRHAGAPAHLSPDADDRATLRFLEPQSAVTPGQGAVFYDGDEVLGGGWIV
- the mtaB gene encoding tRNA (N(6)-L-threonylcarbamoyladenosine(37)-C(2))-methylthiotransferase MtaB; its protein translation is MSDLLSDMPPTRKRFTVTTLGCKVNQYESEEIVKALVHAGYTCVDPALSGDKALVDACIINTCTVTQKASMQSRQAIRRAARRHPGALIIVTGCYAQTEPGALLKIEGVEHVVGHDEKQQIPALVASLLNPEGNAGTLPDPLEKPSTAPLLPATGRTRPFLKIQDGCESFCTYCIVPHARGKSRSMAPGEVMSVLQGMAAAGYHETVLTGIHLGRYGLDLDPPTSLLELLKVVTKEARIDRLRLSSIEPLELSAEILELAAESGGGRGGELCRHFHLPLQSGDDAVLKKMNRPYRRDDFIERVLTIKKSLPDAGIGTDVLIGFPGETESAFENTCALIRELPLTYLHVFPFSPREGTPAARFSGRVPEKVIKDRCRIVRELGMRKKRQFLEGQVGNSDRILIENRRDRRSGLLRGLTANYSRVLIDGDDGLMNSIQAVRIEKLYGDQALLGNRIA
- a CDS encoding TerB family tellurite resistance protein — encoded protein: MGWLGKVIGGTIGFAMGGPLGAIAGAVFGHAFDSSGEGYVRPAGRTLSAGEETQMAFFLGAFSMLAKLAQVDGNVSREETASIERFMVQDLQLNPQSREVAITIFNTALQSPGSFESFARQFYDRFRFQPQLLDLMIDIMMRVSLADGVLSAGEEDLIHAAVRIFNLSESQYGAIRSRYVSDVEKYYAILGCSRSDSEEKIKRQYRKLVQEYHPDKIASKGLPEEFTRLAEEKFREIQEAYDTVKKERGIK
- a CDS encoding autotransporter outer membrane beta-barrel domain-containing protein; amino-acid sequence: MKRLRCRTNQLVIIVAGCLALTFTAPTGMARAAVLPVETGAGSGEQASAQPDSPPEETAPKRTPPWAETGIDIGFHLRRDALDWNIAGQKDGTNPNVLSELTWDDLVVYELSLGFSTLIKKRIRFKGYLNYGRIVDGENQDSDYQADDRREEFSRSNNDAGDGSTFDVSLGAGYALQLGTEVITFIPMAGLSLHRQNLTMTDGYQTITWDQGPSLGPFSGLDSSYEAQWWGPWIGLDVTLDIDTGWKALPQVFPHAGVEYHWAEYYAQADWNLRDDFEHPKSFEHDARGTGVRMMVGIGTQFNENWSMEFGYAQQRWSATDGIDRVFFSDGTRAETRLNEVNWKSHSLSIAVRYRF